In Bacteroidales bacterium, a genomic segment contains:
- a CDS encoding TIM barrel protein, translated as MQRRSFLKSSAAATGALVSGGIAHASAVSPTSPADGKHSFKLKYAPHFGMFRHSAGEDLLDQLQFMADAGFTAMEDNGMKGREIATQEKIAGKMASLGMEMGVFVAHTIFWTEPSLTSGNEEKLDLFLKEIRESVDVAKRVNAKWMTVVPGFVDLGKDSDYQTANVVNALRRACDILEPHGLTMVLEPLNFRDHPGLFLNKISQSYLVCKAVGSPSCKILDDLYHMQIHEGNLIPNIDLAWDEIAYFQMGDNPGRKEPTTGEINYLNVFKHIHNKGFTGIMGMEHGNSIPGKEGELAVIEAYAKVDQF; from the coding sequence ATGCAACGCAGATCTTTTCTCAAAAGTAGTGCAGCAGCCACCGGCGCCCTGGTAAGTGGTGGAATAGCGCATGCTTCGGCAGTTTCACCAACATCACCTGCCGATGGCAAGCATTCGTTTAAACTAAAGTATGCCCCCCATTTCGGTATGTTCAGGCATTCGGCCGGAGAGGACCTTCTCGACCAGCTCCAATTTATGGCCGACGCAGGGTTTACCGCTATGGAGGACAATGGAATGAAAGGCAGGGAGATAGCCACCCAGGAGAAAATCGCCGGCAAGATGGCCAGCCTGGGCATGGAGATGGGGGTATTTGTGGCCCACACCATCTTCTGGACTGAACCCAGCCTCACCAGCGGTAATGAAGAGAAACTGGACCTCTTCCTGAAGGAGATCAGGGAATCGGTGGATGTGGCCAAACGAGTCAATGCTAAATGGATGACCGTGGTTCCCGGATTTGTGGATCTCGGGAAAGACAGCGATTATCAGACCGCCAATGTGGTTAATGCACTGAGGCGTGCCTGTGACATTCTGGAGCCCCATGGCCTGACCATGGTCCTGGAGCCCTTGAATTTCAGGGACCATCCCGGTCTGTTCCTGAACAAGATTTCACAAAGCTACCTGGTTTGCAAAGCGGTGGGCAGTCCCTCCTGCAAAATCCTGGATGACCTTTATCATATGCAGATCCATGAAGGGAACCTGATCCCAAATATCGATCTGGCCTGGGATGAAATTGCTTATTTCCAGATGGGTGACAATCCGGGAAGAAAAGAGCCAACCACCGGTGAAATAAACTACCTGAATGTATTTAAACATATTCATAATAAAGGTTTTACTGGCATTATGGGTATGGAGCATGGCAATTCCATTCCAGGAAAGGAGGGCGAATTGGCAGTGATTGAAGCCTATGCCAAAGTAGATCAGTTTTAA
- a CDS encoding response regulator, giving the protein MPKILIIDDDHHVLLMIKKMLERAGYTVDLASNGNNGLELFKRIPADLVITDIIMPEKEGLETIREMKRMQPDLKIIAMSGGGKISADNYLGTAKIFGASRILEKPFSQKVMLETVNELLGVSSEKKINMDQESSEKGLDKKQRREQGGGNHNNPVDLFR; this is encoded by the coding sequence ATGCCTAAAATCCTGATCATAGACGATGATCATCACGTTTTACTGATGATAAAAAAAATGCTTGAAAGAGCTGGTTATACCGTCGATCTTGCATCCAATGGAAATAATGGTCTGGAGCTTTTCAAACGAATTCCGGCTGACCTGGTGATCACCGATATTATCATGCCTGAGAAGGAGGGCCTCGAAACCATCAGAGAAATGAAGAGGATGCAACCCGATCTCAAAATTATTGCTATGTCGGGAGGGGGCAAAATATCCGCGGATAATTATTTGGGTACTGCCAAGATTTTTGGAGCTTCCAGGATCCTGGAGAAACCGTTCTCACAAAAAGTGATGTTAGAGACAGTAAATGAGCTTCTTGGTGTATCATCCGAAAAAAAGATAAATATGGACCAGGAATCGTCCGAAAAAGGTTTAGATAAGAAGCAGCGCAGAGAGCAGGGTGGTGGCAATCACAATAATCCTGTAGATCTTTTCAGGTAA
- a CDS encoding glycosyltransferase family 2 protein, giving the protein MPGVAPKISVVLPFFNAERTLSDALQSIADQEFNDWECVMVNNNSRDTGRDIAVEWEQRDLRFRLVDETRQGVMFASNTGCEVARGTYLARMDADDLARPCRLRVQSEFLDSHKDYGAVGGLVTHRGDPLTTGGFRRFVEWSNSVITYEEIFNRRFIEAPIVNPTAMWRRETSGRHGLYRSGDFPEDYEMWLRWLHQGVRIGKVPEVVLDWNDSPGRLTRTHPIYSDRAFFEIKSHYLAKWLSEHNPYHPAVWVWGASRISRRRARILEAKGIRIDTYIDTKKSRQLDRKLLYYEDLPEAGSGFILTYIRQMDNREKIQAFLELRGYTEGKDYLLVS; this is encoded by the coding sequence ATGCCCGGCGTTGCACCAAAAATATCTGTAGTACTTCCTTTTTTTAATGCTGAAAGGACTCTTTCTGATGCTCTTCAAAGCATTGCAGATCAAGAGTTCAACGATTGGGAATGTGTCATGGTGAACAACAATTCGAGGGATACAGGCAGGGATATAGCAGTCGAATGGGAGCAGAGGGATTTAAGATTCAGACTGGTTGATGAAACCCGGCAGGGAGTTATGTTTGCATCCAATACAGGATGTGAAGTGGCCCGGGGTACCTATCTGGCCCGCATGGATGCAGATGATCTGGCCCGGCCCTGCAGGCTCAGGGTGCAATCGGAATTTCTCGATTCCCATAAGGACTACGGAGCTGTGGGCGGACTGGTGACCCACCGGGGAGATCCGCTTACTACCGGTGGATTCAGAAGGTTTGTGGAATGGAGTAATTCGGTCATCACCTATGAAGAGATATTTAACAGACGCTTCATTGAAGCTCCCATTGTAAATCCCACCGCCATGTGGCGAAGGGAAACTTCAGGACGACATGGACTTTACAGGTCTGGTGACTTCCCGGAGGATTACGAGATGTGGCTTCGATGGCTTCACCAGGGAGTCAGGATTGGCAAAGTACCCGAAGTGGTCCTCGACTGGAACGATTCGCCGGGTAGGCTGACCAGGACCCATCCCATCTACAGCGACAGGGCTTTTTTTGAAATCAAGAGTCATTACCTGGCCAAATGGCTTTCGGAACACAATCCCTATCACCCAGCCGTGTGGGTGTGGGGGGCCAGCAGAATCTCTCGACGGAGGGCCAGGATCCTGGAGGCGAAGGGTATTCGGATTGACACCTATATTGATACAAAAAAGAGCCGCCAGCTGGACAGGAAGCTTCTGTATTATGAAGACCTGCCCGAAGCGGGATCGGGATTTATTCTCACATACATCAGGCAAATGGATAACCGGGAAAAGATACAGGCCTTCCTGGAACTCAGGGGATATACCGAAGGGAAGGATTATCTGCTGGTGTCCTGA
- the arfB gene encoding alternative ribosome rescue aminoacyl-tRNA hydrolase ArfB, producing MRDCLAGEVQYRSSRSSGPGGQHVNKTESRVELRWCPYESACLNEAQIKVVVARLAKRITREGVLILVSEKYRSQFRNKADVTERFINLVHASLVPVKKRRPTQPSRSGMEKRIRSKKIRGEIKRLRRMGPEE from the coding sequence ATGAGAGACTGTTTAGCCGGAGAAGTTCAGTACAGAAGCAGCCGGTCGTCCGGCCCGGGAGGGCAACATGTAAATAAAACGGAATCACGGGTAGAACTGAGGTGGTGCCCGTATGAATCGGCCTGTTTGAATGAGGCACAGATCAAGGTAGTAGTCGCCCGTCTGGCTAAGCGAATCACCAGGGAGGGGGTATTGATCCTGGTCTCAGAAAAATACAGATCACAATTCCGGAACAAAGCAGATGTTACAGAGAGATTTATAAACCTGGTACATGCAAGCCTGGTTCCGGTAAAGAAGCGCAGGCCCACTCAACCGTCCCGGTCCGGTATGGAGAAGAGGATCCGAAGCAAAAAGATCCGGGGTGAGATAAAAAGATTACGCAGGATGGGTCCTGAAGAGTAA
- a CDS encoding ATP-binding protein, whose protein sequence is MVYFKNIFKGNLFGMPTSVQDDWKLNRLTLAFSGEIHQYEKAFREDYFYRSLNPMRFSLLLSLFFFGIFAFLDVLLLPELKNMFWIIRFGIISPLLTVVIIFSFSGVFKKYMQPVLAGIIYVTGLAIIVMTIFAANIAGNYTYYAGLFLIFIIGYTFIRARFIYATVVGWSIVATYEVAAIWISDTPIEILINNNFFFISANVIGMFISYFMEQSARRDFYMRILLQKEQEKVQTANNALEKRVQERTRQIALANKDLKKEIEIRKRHEKEKTKLEGQLVQLQKMETIGTLAGGIAHDFNNILTPIMGYTEMALEELSDDSLLRYDIEQINSAAIRGKDLVQQILTFSRQVDFDKKPLRLDVVITEVLKLIRASFPSNIEIRQDLDTECGTVMADSTQMHQIIMNLCTNAYHAMMGKGGLLTITLDKQIVGAWTVHDSAKIPKGTYLRLIISDTGHGMDKRTMERIFEPFFTKKEVGSGSGLGLSVVHGIVNNYHGTISVDSEPGIGTTFTIYLPQHSEKLEEEKDQIQGLKKGKGSILFVDDEKEITFMGKRMLESLGYTVDIKSDSQEALKAFSKNPYKYDLLVTDQAMPKILGTELIGRLKEIRADLKAIIITGYQDSIPASAMKQYGIANIITKPLILSEFSELIGKVLHQNHKKAS, encoded by the coding sequence TTGGTATATTTTAAGAACATATTCAAAGGGAATCTGTTTGGGATGCCTACTTCCGTCCAGGATGACTGGAAACTGAATCGCCTGACGCTGGCTTTTTCCGGGGAGATACATCAGTATGAAAAGGCTTTCAGGGAAGACTATTTCTACCGGTCCTTGAATCCCATGCGCTTCTCATTGCTCCTCTCTCTTTTCTTCTTCGGCATCTTTGCTTTTCTGGATGTACTTTTGCTCCCGGAACTAAAGAATATGTTCTGGATCATCCGATTTGGGATTATTTCCCCCCTGCTTACCGTGGTTATTATCTTCTCCTTTTCCGGTGTCTTCAAGAAGTACATGCAGCCAGTCCTGGCCGGAATTATTTATGTGACCGGTCTTGCCATCATTGTAATGACCATATTCGCAGCCAACATAGCCGGCAATTACACATACTATGCCGGACTTTTCCTGATCTTTATTATTGGTTATACCTTTATCAGGGCGCGATTTATATATGCAACGGTTGTGGGGTGGTCCATTGTGGCCACCTATGAGGTGGCGGCCATCTGGATCTCTGATACACCTATTGAAATATTGATTAATAATAATTTCTTCTTTATTAGTGCCAATGTGATCGGGATGTTCATCAGCTATTTCATGGAGCAGTCGGCGCGGCGGGACTTTTATATGAGGATCCTGTTGCAAAAGGAGCAAGAAAAAGTACAGACTGCCAACAATGCTCTGGAAAAGCGTGTTCAGGAAAGGACCAGGCAAATCGCTCTGGCAAATAAAGATCTGAAAAAAGAAATAGAGATCCGAAAAAGGCATGAAAAGGAGAAAACCAAACTGGAGGGTCAGCTGGTACAACTTCAAAAGATGGAAACCATTGGAACTCTGGCGGGGGGAATTGCCCATGATTTCAACAATATTCTGACCCCCATAATGGGCTATACAGAAATGGCCCTGGAGGAGCTGTCCGATGACAGCCTGCTCCGTTATGATATTGAACAAATTAACAGTGCCGCGATAAGGGGGAAAGACCTGGTTCAACAAATTCTGACGTTCAGCCGGCAGGTCGATTTTGATAAGAAACCACTGCGTCTTGACGTGGTGATCACCGAAGTTCTGAAACTGATCAGGGCTTCCTTTCCTTCCAACATAGAAATCCGTCAGGATCTGGATACGGAGTGCGGAACTGTAATGGCCGACTCGACCCAGATGCACCAAATAATAATGAACTTATGTACCAATGCCTATCATGCCATGATGGGCAAAGGAGGCCTTTTGACAATCACACTGGATAAACAAATTGTGGGTGCGTGGACGGTCCATGATTCTGCCAAGATACCGAAAGGAACGTATCTGCGGCTTATCATTTCAGATACCGGACATGGCATGGACAAGAGGACCATGGAACGTATTTTTGAGCCCTTCTTCACTAAAAAGGAAGTGGGTTCCGGCTCCGGACTGGGATTATCGGTGGTACATGGGATCGTGAACAATTACCATGGAACCATTAGTGTTGACAGCGAACCAGGGATAGGAACCACTTTTACCATATATCTTCCTCAACACTCGGAAAAGCTTGAAGAGGAGAAGGATCAAATTCAGGGACTGAAAAAGGGGAAAGGAAGCATTCTGTTTGTTGATGATGAAAAAGAAATCACTTTTATGGGGAAACGAATGCTTGAGAGTCTGGGGTATACCGTTGATATAAAGAGCGATAGCCAGGAAGCGCTTAAAGCTTTCAGCAAGAATCCCTATAAGTATGACCTCCTGGTGACCGATCAGGCCATGCCCAAAATATTAGGTACAGAATTGATTGGGAGGTTAAAGGAGATCAGGGCCGACCTGAAAGCTATTATCATTACGGGCTACCAGGATTCGATTCCGGCCAGTGCCATGAAACAGTACGGGATCGCAAATATTATTACTAAGCCTCTTATCTTAAGCGAATTCAGTGAATTAATAGGAAAAGTACTCCATCAAAACCATAAAAAAGCTTCATAA
- a CDS encoding SUMF1/EgtB/PvdO family nonheme iron enzyme — translation MRLKRKRAGRIIFLSGMLMAVLLIFLGNKAVVKTSTNEYCASCHVHPHSTESWKRSTHYDNPRGIQVQCVDCHLPSHGEVYLFEKARTGIRDVWANWFKDSASFNWEAKSQIDHARGHTFESSCIHCHQNNYPLGLTREGREAHLYYERQAGELHCINCHITVGHYDPDRLHAQNTDFGIIETASTELYTEPGVIHGFNNFTEYIPGSAVSFEMIAIPGGTFTMGSPEDEPFRMQDEGPAREVKVSPFFMAKIEVSWDEYLAFFKQTGAQGKSTDTYQSIDQGGIDGISGPTPPYGAPDQGWGKGKMPAMSMTHHAAEVYCQWLTEITGKTYRLPTEAEWEYAARGGTNMPYFFEGDPRRYVDKGIRNKLFGVDTSVINSYIIYDENSGSRSAAPDAVRENPFGLVNMLGNVLEFCSDWYAEDTYSQNREGILENPTGPDSGEEYVVRGGSYRDGAEHVRSASRDFTKSLAWMKTDPQMPKSVWWYSDCFHVGFRVVCEYEETSAD, via the coding sequence ATGAGACTAAAAAGAAAAAGAGCCGGCAGAATAATTTTCCTGTCCGGAATGTTAATGGCAGTCCTGCTCATCTTCCTGGGAAACAAAGCAGTAGTAAAAACTTCCACCAATGAGTATTGCGCCTCCTGTCATGTTCATCCCCATTCGACCGAAAGCTGGAAACGTTCGACCCACTATGACAACCCTCGTGGTATCCAGGTGCAATGTGTAGATTGTCACCTCCCTTCGCATGGGGAAGTCTATTTATTTGAAAAAGCAAGAACAGGCATCCGCGATGTATGGGCCAACTGGTTTAAGGATTCTGCAAGCTTTAACTGGGAGGCCAAATCACAAATTGACCATGCCAGGGGCCATACCTTTGAATCTTCCTGTATCCATTGTCACCAGAATAACTATCCATTGGGACTGACCAGGGAGGGCCGTGAAGCACATCTCTACTATGAAAGACAGGCCGGTGAATTGCATTGTATCAACTGCCATATTACGGTAGGGCACTATGACCCCGACAGGCTTCATGCACAAAATACCGATTTCGGTATCATCGAAACGGCATCCACGGAACTTTATACGGAACCCGGAGTGATCCATGGCTTTAATAATTTTACGGAATATATACCAGGATCGGCTGTCAGCTTTGAAATGATAGCCATTCCTGGCGGGACATTCACCATGGGGAGCCCGGAGGATGAACCTTTCAGAATGCAGGACGAAGGGCCTGCCAGGGAGGTGAAAGTCAGTCCCTTCTTCATGGCCAAAATTGAGGTTTCCTGGGATGAATACCTGGCGTTCTTTAAGCAAACCGGGGCACAGGGAAAATCCACGGATACCTACCAGAGCATTGATCAGGGAGGCATTGACGGAATTTCAGGACCCACTCCTCCCTATGGGGCTCCTGACCAGGGCTGGGGCAAAGGAAAAATGCCGGCCATGTCAATGACCCATCATGCTGCAGAAGTCTATTGCCAGTGGCTCACAGAAATCACCGGAAAAACCTACCGGCTGCCCACCGAAGCAGAATGGGAATATGCAGCACGCGGCGGGACCAACATGCCCTATTTCTTTGAAGGCGATCCCAGACGCTATGTGGACAAAGGGATCAGAAATAAATTGTTCGGGGTAGATACAAGCGTAATCAACAGCTACATCATCTATGATGAAAATAGCGGATCCAGATCAGCAGCTCCGGATGCTGTCCGGGAAAATCCCTTTGGGCTGGTCAACATGCTGGGGAATGTGTTGGAGTTCTGCTCTGATTGGTATGCCGAAGACACTTACTCACAAAACAGGGAGGGGATCCTGGAAAATCCCACCGGACCGGATTCAGGAGAGGAATATGTGGTCAGAGGCGGGTCTTACAGGGATGGAGCTGAACATGTTCGAAGTGCGTCCAGGGACTTTACCAAATCCCTTGCCTGGATGAAGACCGATCCTCAGATGCCTAAAAGCGTCTGGTGGTACTCAGATTGTTTTCACGTGGGATTCAGGGTAGTGTGTGAGTATGAAGAGACTTCGGCCGATTAA
- a CDS encoding class I SAM-dependent methyltransferase → MKPTHPAVTLKQLSNEDCGFLGKLVEKGGPEPTEYAEFTAIVNNLEDQELDHFREAIKESLNENTLIGHGFVKPFGYPGDFTIIHNIYRLYVNPDRRYTNWDRFFQDQAGAHAVRNRKDYFLKRCAEVENQDRELKRILILGSGPATDVNEYLRKHPDSKIKFDLIDFDQNAIDFAKKQNREFKASIEYFKINVLRFKPYQWYNLIWSAGLFDYFKDKHFVYMINKYYKFLIPGGEFIIGNFSHSNPTRRLMEVLSDWYLVHRSKNDLVRMALEAEAREEQVEVDMEELGVNLFLRIKAA, encoded by the coding sequence ATGAAACCAACGCACCCTGCAGTAACATTGAAGCAACTCTCTAACGAAGACTGCGGATTTCTTGGCAAACTTGTTGAAAAGGGTGGACCCGAGCCCACGGAATACGCTGAATTCACGGCCATAGTCAATAATCTGGAGGATCAGGAACTGGATCACTTCAGAGAAGCCATAAAAGAATCTCTGAATGAAAACACTCTGATCGGTCACGGGTTTGTCAAGCCCTTCGGATATCCGGGTGATTTTACCATTATCCATAATATCTACAGATTATATGTAAATCCGGATAGAAGATATACAAACTGGGACCGGTTTTTCCAGGACCAGGCAGGAGCCCATGCAGTTCGGAACAGGAAAGATTATTTCCTTAAGCGTTGTGCTGAGGTGGAGAATCAGGATCGGGAGTTGAAGCGCATTCTGATCCTGGGATCGGGACCGGCGACCGATGTGAATGAGTACCTCAGAAAGCATCCAGACAGCAAAATAAAATTTGATTTGATCGATTTTGATCAGAATGCCATAGATTTTGCCAAAAAGCAGAACCGGGAATTTAAAGCATCCATTGAGTATTTTAAAATCAATGTGCTCAGATTCAAACCTTACCAGTGGTACAATCTGATCTGGAGTGCGGGCTTGTTTGATTATTTTAAAGACAAACATTTTGTGTATATGATCAACAAGTACTATAAGTTCCTAATCCCGGGCGGGGAGTTTATTATCGGGAATTTCTCACACAGCAATCCCACCAGGCGATTGATGGAAGTATTGTCTGACTGGTACCTGGTACACCGGTCCAAGAATGACCTGGTTCGCATGGCCCTGGAAGCAGAGGCCAGGGAAGAACAGGTGGAGGTGGATATGGAAGAGTTGGGAGTGAACCTTTTTCTTAGGATTAAAGCAGCATAA
- a CDS encoding Gfo/Idh/MocA family oxidoreductase produces MKANKPSSRRRFLENTALGAIGVIGASHVIQACAPGETSLEVVEPSFLKTAVDGQPLRAGVVGCGGRGSGAAMDFLNAGPNLSIVALADVFQDRIDDLRKKLKDQKEVELEDANCFVGFDAFKRLLEVDLDYVILATPPFFRPEHFQACVEARKHVFMEKPVAVDPVGARAVMAASKQAEAAGLCVVTGTQRRHQWSYNNVKARIDAGMIGDITSTNVYWNQNKLWHKEQQAGWTEMEFMLRDWVNWTWLSGDHIVEQHVHNIDVSNWFVGKHPLEAVSMGSRLRRPTGDCYDNFAVDFVYDKSIHMNSMCRQINDCANSVSEYIRGTKGYSVTDNHKIFDLYDLDGNVLYKWETPVDAAGESVENSPYVQEHIDLVTAIREGKQIVEAEETAISVLTAIMGRESAYTGKKVTWEDMMGSDVVLGPKGELSLGPVDMEKIIPIAGSAPE; encoded by the coding sequence ATGAAAGCAAACAAACCAAGCAGCAGACGCAGATTTTTAGAAAATACTGCGTTGGGTGCCATCGGTGTGATTGGCGCCAGTCACGTGATTCAAGCCTGTGCTCCCGGAGAAACAAGCCTTGAAGTAGTAGAACCCTCTTTTCTGAAAACTGCCGTGGACGGGCAGCCGCTGAGGGCAGGCGTGGTTGGTTGTGGCGGACGAGGATCCGGTGCAGCCATGGATTTTCTGAACGCAGGACCAAACCTGAGTATTGTCGCCCTTGCGGATGTTTTTCAGGACAGGATCGACGACCTCAGAAAAAAACTGAAAGACCAAAAAGAAGTCGAACTGGAAGATGCCAACTGTTTTGTAGGATTTGATGCCTTCAAAAGGCTTCTTGAAGTGGACCTGGATTATGTCATTTTAGCGACCCCTCCTTTTTTCCGTCCTGAGCATTTCCAGGCTTGTGTAGAAGCAAGAAAGCATGTTTTTATGGAAAAGCCGGTGGCTGTTGACCCGGTAGGTGCACGTGCTGTGATGGCTGCCTCCAAGCAAGCTGAGGCAGCTGGCCTGTGTGTGGTTACCGGCACGCAGCGGCGTCACCAGTGGTCATATAACAATGTGAAAGCCCGCATCGATGCCGGGATGATCGGTGACATTACTTCCACCAATGTGTACTGGAATCAAAACAAGCTCTGGCACAAAGAGCAGCAAGCGGGATGGACCGAAATGGAATTTATGCTGCGCGACTGGGTGAACTGGACCTGGCTTTCAGGCGACCATATCGTGGAGCAGCATGTACACAACATCGATGTAAGCAACTGGTTCGTAGGCAAACATCCCCTTGAAGCAGTAAGCATGGGCTCCAGGTTAAGAAGGCCAACCGGAGACTGCTACGATAACTTCGCCGTGGACTTTGTGTATGATAAGAGTATTCACATGAATTCCATGTGCCGGCAAATTAACGATTGTGCCAATAGCGTCAGTGAGTATATCAGGGGAACCAAAGGATACTCGGTGACAGACAACCATAAGATCTTCGACCTCTATGATCTGGATGGTAATGTGCTGTACAAATGGGAAACCCCGGTAGATGCGGCTGGTGAATCTGTCGAAAACAGCCCCTATGTTCAGGAGCACATCGACCTGGTTACTGCCATCCGTGAAGGAAAACAGATCGTTGAAGCTGAAGAGACAGCTATCTCTGTTCTGACAGCCATCATGGGTCGCGAGTCGGCCTATACGGGAAAAAAGGTTACCTGGGAAGACATGATGGGATCCGACGTGGTCCTGGGACCCAAGGGTGAGCTTAGCCTGGGCCCGGTTGATATGGAAAAGATCATCCCCATAGCAGGCAGCGCTCCGGAATAA